One genomic segment of Hemibagrus wyckioides isolate EC202008001 linkage group LG08, SWU_Hwy_1.0, whole genome shotgun sequence includes these proteins:
- the rbmx gene encoding RNA-binding motif protein, X chromosome isoform X3 codes for MAEADRPGKLFIGGLNTETTEKALESYFSKFGRISEVLLMKDRETNKSRGFAFVTYENPGDAKDAVREMNGKALDGKPIKVEQATKPQFESSGRRGPSSVHPRSRGSPRGPRGSRGGPSGMRGPPSREPFFKGMSSRGPPPKRGPPMRNGGPPPKRSAPSGPMGRPPMSRDRDPYGPPPPRRDSLMSRRDDYPSPRDDHYSVKDSYSSRDYMSSRDNRDYGPPPRDYSYRDYPSQSSSRDDYVSVSRSYSDRDSYGGGREPRGYMERTSGGSYREPYDGYG; via the exons ATGGCGGAGGCAGACCGACCTGGAAAGCTATTCATAGGTGGCTTGAACACTGAAACTACAGAGAAAGCTCTTGAAAGCTATTTCAGCAAATTTGGCCGGATATCTGAAG TTCTGTTGATGAAGGATCGTGAGACCAATAAGTCCAGAGGGTTTGCGTTTGTGACTTATGAAAATCCTGGTGATGCAAAAGATGCTGTGAGGGAAATGAATGGGAAG GCCCTGGATGGTAAACCCATCAAAGTAGAGCAGGCCACAAAGCCTCAGTTTGAGTCGTCTGGTCGTCGAGGACCTTCATCAGTGCATCCACGCAGTCGTGGTTCTCCTCGAGGGCCACGCGGGTCCAGAGGGGGTCCTAGTGGGATGCGGGGACCACCGAGCAGAG AACCTTTCTTTAAAGGGATGTCATCCAGAGGACCCCCACCAAAAAGAGGACCACCCATGCGCAATGGAGGGCCACCACCAAAGAGATCAGCACCTTCTGGGCCAATGGGCAGAC CACCAATGTCTAGGGATAGGGATCCTTATGGTCCCCCTCCTCCTCGCAGAGATTCTCTTATGTCAAGAAGGGATGACTACCCATCACCACGTGATGATCACTACAGCGTCAAAGACAG TTATTCCAGTCGGGACTACATGAGCTCAAGGGACAACCGGGACTATGGGCCTCCACCGCGTGATTATTCATACCGTGACTATCCATCCCAGTCCAGTTCCAGAGATGATTATGTTTCAGTGTCTCGAAGCTACAg TGATCGTGACAGTTACGGTGGGGGTCGTGAACCTAGAGGCTATATGGAGCGAACAAGTGGAGGCTCCTACAGAGAACCCTATGATGGTTACG GATGA
- the rbmx gene encoding RNA-binding motif protein, X chromosome isoform X2 yields MAEADRPGKLFIGGLNTETTEKALESYFSKFGRISEVLLMKDRETNKSRGFAFVTYENPGDAKDAVREMNGKALDGKPIKVEQATKPQFESSGRRGPSSVHPRSRGSPRGPRGSRGGPSGMRGPPSRGMSSRGPPPKRGPPMRNGGPPPKRSAPSGPMGRPPMSRDRDPYGPPPPRRDSLMSRRDDYPSPRDDHYSVKDSYSSRDYMSSRDNRDYGPPPRDYSYRDYPSQSSSRDDYVSVSRSYSDRDSYGGGREPRGYMERTSGGSYREPYDGYGNSRSAPPSRGPPPSYGGSGGGSRYDDYGSSSRDGYGSRDSYASSRSESYSASRAERPARQDLERGYPPRQYSSSSRGAPRGRGANRADRGMNRSRY; encoded by the exons ATGGCGGAGGCAGACCGACCTGGAAAGCTATTCATAGGTGGCTTGAACACTGAAACTACAGAGAAAGCTCTTGAAAGCTATTTCAGCAAATTTGGCCGGATATCTGAAG TTCTGTTGATGAAGGATCGTGAGACCAATAAGTCCAGAGGGTTTGCGTTTGTGACTTATGAAAATCCTGGTGATGCAAAAGATGCTGTGAGGGAAATGAATGGGAAG GCCCTGGATGGTAAACCCATCAAAGTAGAGCAGGCCACAAAGCCTCAGTTTGAGTCGTCTGGTCGTCGAGGACCTTCATCAGTGCATCCACGCAGTCGTGGTTCTCCTCGAGGGCCACGCGGGTCCAGAGGGGGTCCTAGTGGGATGCGGGGACCACCGAGCAGAG GGATGTCATCCAGAGGACCCCCACCAAAAAGAGGACCACCCATGCGCAATGGAGGGCCACCACCAAAGAGATCAGCACCTTCTGGGCCAATGGGCAGAC CACCAATGTCTAGGGATAGGGATCCTTATGGTCCCCCTCCTCCTCGCAGAGATTCTCTTATGTCAAGAAGGGATGACTACCCATCACCACGTGATGATCACTACAGCGTCAAAGACAG TTATTCCAGTCGGGACTACATGAGCTCAAGGGACAACCGGGACTATGGGCCTCCACCGCGTGATTATTCATACCGTGACTATCCATCCCAGTCCAGTTCCAGAGATGATTATGTTTCAGTGTCTCGAAGCTACAg TGATCGTGACAGTTACGGTGGGGGTCGTGAACCTAGAGGCTATATGGAGCGAACAAGTGGAGGCTCCTACAGAGAACCCTATGATGGTTACG GTAACTCGCGCAGTGCCCCACCCTCAAGGGGCCCCCCTCCATCCTACGGTGGGAGTGGTGGAGGCAGTCGCTATGACGACTATGGCAGCAGTTCCAGGGATGGCTATGGCAGTCGCGACAGTTACGCCAGCAGTCGGAGTGAGTCGTACTCTGCTAGCCGCGCCGAGCGCCCGGCCAGGCAAGACCTCGAGAGAGGCTACCCTCCTCGCCAATACAGCAGCTCAAGCCGAGGCGCACCTCGGGGTCGTGGAGCTAATCGAGCAGATAGAGGAATGAACCGAAGTCGGTACTGA
- the rbmx gene encoding RNA-binding motif protein, X chromosome isoform X1: MAEADRPGKLFIGGLNTETTEKALESYFSKFGRISEVLLMKDRETNKSRGFAFVTYENPGDAKDAVREMNGKALDGKPIKVEQATKPQFESSGRRGPSSVHPRSRGSPRGPRGSRGGPSGMRGPPSREPFFKGMSSRGPPPKRGPPMRNGGPPPKRSAPSGPMGRPPMSRDRDPYGPPPPRRDSLMSRRDDYPSPRDDHYSVKDSYSSRDYMSSRDNRDYGPPPRDYSYRDYPSQSSSRDDYVSVSRSYSDRDSYGGGREPRGYMERTSGGSYREPYDGYGNSRSAPPSRGPPPSYGGSGGGSRYDDYGSSSRDGYGSRDSYASSRSESYSASRAERPARQDLERGYPPRQYSSSSRGAPRGRGANRADRGMNRSRY; the protein is encoded by the exons ATGGCGGAGGCAGACCGACCTGGAAAGCTATTCATAGGTGGCTTGAACACTGAAACTACAGAGAAAGCTCTTGAAAGCTATTTCAGCAAATTTGGCCGGATATCTGAAG TTCTGTTGATGAAGGATCGTGAGACCAATAAGTCCAGAGGGTTTGCGTTTGTGACTTATGAAAATCCTGGTGATGCAAAAGATGCTGTGAGGGAAATGAATGGGAAG GCCCTGGATGGTAAACCCATCAAAGTAGAGCAGGCCACAAAGCCTCAGTTTGAGTCGTCTGGTCGTCGAGGACCTTCATCAGTGCATCCACGCAGTCGTGGTTCTCCTCGAGGGCCACGCGGGTCCAGAGGGGGTCCTAGTGGGATGCGGGGACCACCGAGCAGAG AACCTTTCTTTAAAGGGATGTCATCCAGAGGACCCCCACCAAAAAGAGGACCACCCATGCGCAATGGAGGGCCACCACCAAAGAGATCAGCACCTTCTGGGCCAATGGGCAGAC CACCAATGTCTAGGGATAGGGATCCTTATGGTCCCCCTCCTCCTCGCAGAGATTCTCTTATGTCAAGAAGGGATGACTACCCATCACCACGTGATGATCACTACAGCGTCAAAGACAG TTATTCCAGTCGGGACTACATGAGCTCAAGGGACAACCGGGACTATGGGCCTCCACCGCGTGATTATTCATACCGTGACTATCCATCCCAGTCCAGTTCCAGAGATGATTATGTTTCAGTGTCTCGAAGCTACAg TGATCGTGACAGTTACGGTGGGGGTCGTGAACCTAGAGGCTATATGGAGCGAACAAGTGGAGGCTCCTACAGAGAACCCTATGATGGTTACG GTAACTCGCGCAGTGCCCCACCCTCAAGGGGCCCCCCTCCATCCTACGGTGGGAGTGGTGGAGGCAGTCGCTATGACGACTATGGCAGCAGTTCCAGGGATGGCTATGGCAGTCGCGACAGTTACGCCAGCAGTCGGAGTGAGTCGTACTCTGCTAGCCGCGCCGAGCGCCCGGCCAGGCAAGACCTCGAGAGAGGCTACCCTCCTCGCCAATACAGCAGCTCAAGCCGAGGCGCACCTCGGGGTCGTGGAGCTAATCGAGCAGATAGAGGAATGAACCGAAGTCGGTACTGA